A single region of the Austwickia chelonae genome encodes:
- a CDS encoding VOC family protein: MTTSGAPTVTLDHAGLYVADLERSRDFFRTYFGATSNDGYHNPRTGLRTYFLSFDGRARLEIMTRPGVDRTADEGLLGWAHIAFRLGSRVAVDETTSRLLADGYEVVDGPRLTGDGYYEAVVLDHEGNRIELVA, from the coding sequence ATGACAACTTCTGGAGCACCCACCGTCACGCTAGATCATGCCGGACTTTATGTCGCCGACCTGGAACGATCGCGCGATTTCTTCCGCACCTATTTCGGCGCCACGTCCAACGACGGATATCACAACCCGCGCACCGGATTGCGCACCTATTTTCTGTCCTTCGATGGTCGAGCACGTCTGGAAATCATGACTCGACCGGGGGTGGATCGAACGGCCGATGAGGGCCTGCTCGGCTGGGCACATATCGCCTTCAGGCTGGGGTCCCGTGTTGCTGTGGATGAGACAACTTCACGTCTGCTCGCGGACGGTTACGAGGTGGTGGACGGGCCACGACTCACCGGTGACGGCTACTACGAAGCCGTGGTGTTAGACCACGAAGGGAACCGGATCGAGTTGGTTGCCTGA
- a CDS encoding DUF2243 domain-containing protein gives MGVGVGVGVGLGGFLDGIGLHQLLQWHQPYGSRVRQPTRSGSLRGLTPRLRSSRHR, from the coding sequence GTGGGCGTGGGCGTGGGCGTGGGCGTGGGCCTGGGCGGCTTCCTTGACGGGATCGGCCTGCATCAGCTGCTGCAGTGGCACCAGCCGTACGGCAGCCGGGTCAGGCAACCAACTCGATCCGGTTCCCTTCGTGGTCTAACACCACGGCTTCGTAGTAGCCGTCACCGGTGA
- a CDS encoding AIPR family protein → MESNELNYEFLSKRIARVTERTGLGESASFLVWFLENVYRLEETDARDAVCDHSNDKGIDGIYVDHNNEEIHFLQAKIRQNDAGKIGDVGPKNLMGSVAQFDTDDKVKSILSGNADEELKRLIGRIQLADMVKSSYRLIGVYVTNESHNIDSQGYSEVTPNLSIFDREEIAARMVEVDMTEGKKGSFTFDTSYVDPLEMKVGANKDGPTMFVFPARALQLVHMDGIADGSLFRENVRYGLGNTSVNKAIRGALAKKADHATFILGHNGLIILCSSADSSKSGKLTIKDYSVVNGAQSLTSFYNDKSKLTDDLRVLVRVVEVQDEALARRITENSNNQNAIKPRDLRSNHTIQRRLQEEMNNTGGNYFFEIKRGEQAPDDATVITNDESGRALLAFDVQEPWSAHQIYKVFDEKYAEIFGRPEVTAQRVIFVHRLMGVVNKSLPKLKNRPMASYGLTRYFMLYLLSEILRGNDASRPYIAKPDSLTESQMAEFLSKCEEILKTVVVDLNVESKSVDFDYKTILKSPRQGGDLAQAILASYEKDVEREKAETFTGWTPN, encoded by the coding sequence ATGGAGTCGAATGAGCTCAATTATGAATTCTTGTCCAAAAGAATCGCCCGGGTCACTGAGCGAACAGGGCTTGGGGAGTCGGCCTCGTTCCTCGTGTGGTTCCTCGAGAATGTCTATAGGCTAGAGGAGACTGATGCGCGGGATGCTGTCTGCGACCACTCAAATGACAAGGGCATCGACGGGATCTACGTTGACCACAACAACGAGGAGATCCACTTTCTCCAGGCCAAGATTCGACAGAATGACGCAGGCAAGATTGGCGATGTCGGCCCCAAAAATCTCATGGGATCTGTCGCTCAGTTCGATACAGATGACAAGGTGAAGAGCATCCTTTCTGGCAATGCTGACGAAGAACTCAAGCGGCTGATCGGCCGCATCCAGTTGGCCGACATGGTCAAATCCAGTTACCGCCTAATAGGCGTCTACGTCACCAACGAATCACATAACATCGACTCCCAGGGATACTCAGAAGTCACACCCAACCTGTCGATCTTCGATCGCGAAGAGATCGCAGCGCGGATGGTCGAGGTAGATATGACCGAGGGTAAAAAGGGTTCATTCACCTTCGATACCTCCTACGTCGACCCGCTAGAAATGAAGGTGGGTGCCAACAAGGATGGCCCTACTATGTTCGTTTTTCCAGCGAGGGCGCTCCAGCTCGTGCATATGGACGGCATCGCGGATGGCTCGCTATTTCGAGAGAACGTGCGTTACGGTCTCGGAAATACTAGCGTCAACAAGGCAATTCGCGGTGCTCTGGCTAAAAAGGCAGACCATGCAACCTTCATTCTCGGACACAACGGCCTGATCATCCTGTGCTCGTCTGCCGACAGCTCTAAAAGCGGCAAACTTACGATCAAGGATTACTCAGTGGTGAACGGTGCTCAGAGCCTGACGAGTTTCTATAACGATAAGTCCAAGCTCACCGATGACCTCCGTGTGCTGGTGCGGGTCGTCGAGGTCCAGGACGAGGCACTGGCTCGCAGGATCACCGAGAACAGCAACAACCAGAACGCCATCAAGCCACGTGACCTCCGATCGAACCACACGATCCAGCGCCGGCTGCAGGAGGAAATGAACAATACGGGCGGCAACTACTTCTTCGAGATCAAGCGGGGCGAGCAAGCACCGGATGACGCCACAGTGATCACCAACGACGAGAGCGGACGTGCACTCCTGGCGTTCGATGTTCAGGAGCCGTGGTCCGCACACCAGATCTACAAGGTCTTCGACGAGAAGTATGCCGAGATCTTTGGGCGACCGGAGGTCACCGCGCAGCGAGTAATCTTCGTTCATCGGCTGATGGGTGTAGTAAACAAGAGCTTGCCGAAGCTTAAGAATCGACCGATGGCCTCCTACGGGCTGACTCGGTACTTCATGCTCTACCTGCTCTCCGAGATTCTGCGAGGCAATGACGCCTCGCGTCCTTACATCGCGAAACCGGATTCTCTTACCGAGTCGCAGATGGCCGAGTTCTTGAGCAAGTGTGAGGAGATCTTGAAGACAGTCGTCGTAGATCTCAACGTCGAGTCGAAGTCGGTAGACTTTGATTACAAGACGATCCTCAAGAGCCCTCGGCAAGGCGGGGATCTGGCGCAGGCGATCCTGGCGAGTTACGAGAAGGACGTCGAACGGGAGAAAGCCGAGACTTTCACCGGCTGGACGCCGAACTAG
- a CDS encoding type II toxin-antitoxin system RelE/ParE family toxin — protein sequence MKILTTGDYDKWFRKLKDVQAKARINLALRRCQLEDRLVGDLQPVGEQVFEMRFHFGPGYRVYYSQHEQTVVLLLIGGDKSTQPHDIAKAKELAAQIREDQSWQ from the coding sequence GTGAAGATCCTGACGACCGGCGACTACGACAAGTGGTTCCGCAAGCTCAAGGATGTCCAGGCCAAGGCCCGGATCAACCTCGCACTGCGGCGCTGCCAGCTCGAAGACCGCCTCGTCGGAGATCTCCAGCCCGTCGGCGAGCAGGTGTTCGAGATGCGGTTCCACTTCGGCCCTGGCTATCGCGTCTACTACTCGCAGCACGAGCAAACCGTCGTCCTCCTCCTCATCGGGGGCGACAAGTCGACCCAACCGCACGACATCGCCAAGGCCAAGGAGTTGGCCGCCCAGATCCGAGAGGACCAGTCATGGCAGTGA
- a CDS encoding addiction module antidote protein produces the protein MAVTISRWDASDYLETTEDMLAYLDEAARSGDPALLQAALGDIAKAKGMTEIARAASVGRESLYKSLSTTGNPSFQTVAKVIDALGGQLTVTPKAPVA, from the coding sequence ATGGCAGTGACAATCAGCCGCTGGGACGCCAGCGACTACCTCGAGACCACCGAGGACATGCTCGCCTACCTCGACGAGGCTGCCCGCAGTGGCGACCCCGCCCTTCTCCAGGCCGCCCTCGGCGACATCGCCAAGGCCAAGGGCATGACCGAGATCGCCCGCGCCGCCAGCGTCGGCCGCGAATCGCTCTACAAGTCGCTCAGTACGACGGGGAACCCGTCGTTCCAGACCGTCGCCAAGGTCATCGATGCCCTCGGTGGACAGCTCACCGTGACTCCCAAGGCTCCCGTCGCCTGA
- a CDS encoding IS1380 family transposase translates to MSKRSGLYPHVRVDTAAVPAVAQAGGVLLTKTARVSGLDRALSQALLPWRKPLARHDPAKVLLDLGMSLALGGDTCRDAALLRAEPGVYGPVASDATICRTIAALAADVARVEKAVAGARAVARAHVWALAGRHAPNHGIDAANPLVIDLDATLVRAHSEKEQAAPTFKRGYGFHPLCAFVDHGPKGSGEALAMLLRPGNAGSNTAADHEHVIKAVLAALPDTDASRPGRKVLIRTDGAGGTRKLLGFLHRRGLSYSIGWTLPANTPELYNLIPEQVWQGAYNADGAVREGADVAEFTDLLTGAGKLKGYPPGMRIIVRRERPHPGAQLRFDDVAGYRLTAFVTNTTRGQLADLELRHRRRARCEDRIRIAKDTGLTNLPLQGFAQNRVWLLIVQLANDLLAWMAMLALTGHDARRWEPKTLRHRLFTIAATLARTARQRVLHIKNTAPWAGLFTTAWTNLSALSPP, encoded by the coding sequence GTGAGTAAGCGTAGCGGGCTCTACCCCCATGTCCGGGTCGACACCGCGGCGGTGCCAGCGGTCGCTCAGGCCGGTGGGGTCCTGTTGACAAAGACGGCGCGCGTATCGGGTCTGGACCGGGCGTTGAGTCAGGCACTGCTTCCGTGGCGGAAGCCGTTGGCCAGGCACGACCCGGCTAAGGTCCTGCTGGATCTGGGGATGTCACTGGCGTTGGGTGGGGACACCTGCCGGGACGCGGCCCTGTTGCGGGCCGAACCGGGGGTGTACGGGCCGGTCGCCTCGGACGCCACGATCTGCCGCACCATCGCCGCGCTGGCCGCCGACGTGGCTAGGGTCGAGAAGGCCGTTGCAGGTGCGCGGGCGGTAGCTCGCGCCCATGTGTGGGCGCTGGCCGGGCGGCACGCCCCGAACCACGGCATCGACGCCGCGAATCCGCTGGTCATCGACCTGGACGCCACGTTGGTGAGGGCCCACTCCGAGAAGGAGCAGGCCGCGCCAACCTTTAAACGTGGCTACGGGTTCCACCCACTGTGCGCCTTCGTCGACCACGGTCCCAAGGGGAGCGGGGAGGCGTTGGCGATGTTGCTGCGCCCGGGGAACGCCGGCTCGAACACGGCCGCCGACCATGAACATGTCATCAAGGCGGTCCTGGCCGCACTGCCCGACACCGATGCGTCCCGGCCTGGCAGGAAGGTGTTGATCCGCACTGACGGCGCCGGGGGCACTCGGAAGCTGTTGGGGTTCCTGCACCGCCGCGGCCTGTCGTACTCCATCGGCTGGACCCTGCCCGCGAACACCCCCGAGTTGTACAACCTGATTCCCGAGCAGGTGTGGCAGGGCGCGTACAACGCCGACGGCGCCGTACGCGAGGGTGCTGACGTAGCCGAGTTCACCGACCTGCTCACCGGCGCCGGCAAGCTGAAAGGCTACCCACCGGGGATGCGGATCATCGTGCGCCGGGAACGGCCCCACCCCGGCGCGCAACTGCGCTTCGATGACGTCGCCGGCTACCGGTTGACCGCGTTCGTCACCAACACCACCCGCGGGCAACTGGCTGACCTGGAGCTGCGCCACCGCCGCCGGGCCCGCTGCGAAGACCGCATCCGGATCGCCAAAGACACCGGCTTGACCAACCTGCCCCTGCAAGGCTTCGCGCAGAACCGCGTCTGGCTCCTGATCGTGCAGCTCGCGAACGATCTCCTGGCGTGGATGGCCATGCTCGCCCTGACCGGGCACGACGCGCGCCGGTGGGAACCCAAGACCCTGCGCCACCGCCTGTTCACCATCGCCGCCACCCTCGCGCGCACCGCCCGGCAACGGGTCCTCCACATCAAGAACACCGCCCCATGGGCCGGGCTGTTCACCACCGCGTGGACCAACCTGAGCGCACTGTCACCGCCTTGA
- a CDS encoding PadR family transcriptional regulator, translating into MSRIESSGLGVVRGGTFYPMLRRLESAGLVTSSWDAGSAGPARRMVSITPAGIAESRSAIEVLSGLSQGSPGEEKR; encoded by the coding sequence ATGAGCCGAATCGAAAGTTCAGGGCTCGGTGTCGTTCGCGGAGGAACCTTCTATCCGATGCTGCGGAGGCTGGAGAGCGCGGGCCTGGTGACATCCAGTTGGGATGCGGGGAGCGCAGGGCCGGCTCGGCGCATGGTCTCCATCACGCCTGCGGGGATAGCCGAGTCCCGCTCGGCCATCGAGGTGCTGTCTGGTCTTAGTCAGGGGTCTCCAGGAGAGGAGAAACGATGA
- a CDS encoding ABC transporter ATP-binding protein: MLNVEGLCKSFGERSLWSDLSFSVAPGTMAAITGRSGTGKTTLLNCLGAIDHPSSGSIWWKGEDLCTLSERRRRLLRRRDLGYLFQDYALVDNESADTNIGFAVTPPWPWARKKFPRQLARVGLEDIGSRPVYQLSGGEQQRVAMARVLAKQPTLVLADEPTGALDEKSGEVVVSLLRELADDGAVVVIATHQDSVRLACDEWLDLDAMASLAGSEDRHSD; the protein is encoded by the coding sequence ATGTTGAATGTCGAAGGCCTCTGCAAATCATTTGGAGAGCGGTCACTCTGGTCGGACCTTTCCTTCTCGGTCGCGCCCGGCACGATGGCGGCGATCACGGGGAGAAGCGGCACGGGCAAGACCACCCTCTTGAATTGCCTCGGTGCCATCGACCACCCGTCGTCCGGTTCGATCTGGTGGAAAGGCGAAGACCTGTGCACGCTGAGTGAGCGCCGCCGTCGCCTGCTGCGCCGTCGTGACCTGGGCTACCTTTTTCAGGACTACGCACTCGTCGACAACGAATCGGCGGATACCAATATCGGTTTCGCGGTGACGCCCCCATGGCCGTGGGCGCGAAAGAAGTTTCCTCGGCAACTCGCGCGTGTCGGGCTCGAAGACATCGGCTCGAGGCCGGTGTATCAGCTGAGCGGAGGCGAGCAGCAAAGAGTGGCCATGGCTCGTGTCCTGGCGAAGCAACCAACTCTTGTTCTCGCGGACGAGCCGACCGGAGCGCTGGACGAGAAGAGCGGTGAAGTCGTGGTGAGTCTGTTGCGCGAACTCGCCGACGACGGAGCCGTGGTGGTGATCGCTACCCACCAGGACAGCGTGCGGTTGGCCTGCGATGAGTGGCTGGATTTGGATGCCATGGCGTCACTAGCAGGCTCGGAGGACCGACATTCGGACTGA
- a CDS encoding PhzF family phenazine biosynthesis protein — translation MPASVEVVRYTAFATDPSLGNPAGVVMDAAGLSSKEMLAVAAEVGYSETAFVTGPIDDNGSFPLRYFSPLEEVTFCGHATIATAAALAEHVGIGTYTAQIAAGPVIIEAARTSDGPRGSFDSPPTGTLDLPQDRLAILLDCLGWDSAALDASWRPGVGVCGNQHPVLVARSVGQLAHFSYDFNRLQAVSREFNWQTIQIVARTGEGTWRSRNPFPLGGVVEDPATGSAAAAFVGYLRAQGELGEGDRLIIDQGVEMGRHSRIEVDVLADRARISGVCSALA, via the coding sequence ATGCCAGCCAGCGTCGAAGTGGTCCGCTACACCGCGTTCGCCACTGATCCCAGCCTCGGCAACCCGGCCGGCGTCGTGATGGACGCCGCCGGATTGTCGTCGAAGGAGATGCTGGCGGTCGCCGCAGAGGTGGGCTACAGCGAGACAGCCTTCGTCACTGGCCCGATCGACGACAACGGGAGCTTCCCCCTCCGATATTTCTCGCCCTTGGAAGAAGTCACCTTCTGCGGCCACGCCACGATCGCCACCGCCGCTGCCCTGGCAGAGCACGTCGGCATCGGCACCTACACGGCGCAGATCGCGGCGGGCCCCGTCATCATCGAAGCCGCCCGGACCAGCGATGGCCCCCGGGGCAGCTTCGACAGCCCACCCACCGGCACCCTTGACCTCCCCCAGGATCGGCTCGCGATCTTGCTCGACTGTCTCGGCTGGGACAGCGCCGCGCTCGACGCCTCCTGGCGCCCCGGGGTGGGGGTGTGCGGCAACCAGCACCCCGTCCTCGTCGCCCGGTCCGTCGGCCAGCTCGCGCACTTCAGCTATGACTTCAACCGCCTCCAAGCGGTATCCAGGGAATTCAACTGGCAGACGATCCAGATCGTCGCGCGCACCGGTGAGGGCACCTGGCGGTCGCGTAACCCGTTCCCCCTCGGCGGCGTCGTCGAGGACCCCGCCACCGGGTCGGCCGCGGCTGCCTTCGTCGGTTACCTGCGCGCGCAGGGCGAGCTAGGCGAGGGCGACCGCCTCATCATCGACCAAGGCGTAGAGATGGGTCGCCACAGCCGCATCGAGGTCGACGTTCTCGCTGATCGAGCCCGTATCTCGGGCGTCTGCTCCGCCCTGGCCTGA
- the dnaB gene encoding replicative DNA helicase has product MSLSELEEQFASSSGGPDDRMPPQDVHAEQSVLGGMLLSKDAIADCVETLRGTDFYRPAHELIYDAVLDLYGRGEPADAITVADELTKRGELTRIGGQSYLHQLISSVPTAANAGYYAQIVAERATLRRLVDAGTRIVQMGYGQGGGDVEEIVNAAQAEVYAVADKRGSEDYHLLRDLLEPTYDEIEAAGGASGDMAGVPTGFAELDELTNGLHAGQMIVIAARPAVGKSTLALDFVRAAAIKHKQAAVIFSLEMSRSEITMRLISAEAGINLSKVRRGKLEDRDWEKLARLASDFDTAPLFIDDSPNMSLMEIRAKCRRLKQRNNLKLIVIDYLQLMSSGKRVESRQQEVSEFSRALKLLAKELEVPVIALSQLNRGPEQRTDKKPQVSDLRESGCLTGDTRVLRADTGAEVSIAELVVSGARDIPVWALDESLRYVPRLMTHAFPTGARPVFRLTTASGRTVRATENHPFLTFDGWQALGDLRAGQRLAVPRHISAPTRCDDSWQDEDVAAAAQLCAFSPDAVIPQAVFHLPKRQIALFLRAFFTVAGGVMLPEDHAGGQIFCFATNRGLLDRVTLLLCRFGITGQLVGDETGWMLDIVDVDCQRRFLQEIGIDGDAAVDALRLLDIVRESTAVTTEVVTADALVTEMVGAPGTEAPAMDAADTGEIRAVKLAEAETTSGAVSHGAWGRVATALAGGGQDDEALPQIAACLDGDGLDLEAVNDVMWDVVESIELDGVEEVYDATVLGAHNFIADGIAVHNSIEQDADMVMLLHRESMYEQDSPREGEADIIVAKHRNGPTKTITVAFQGHYSRFTNMATNY; this is encoded by the coding sequence ATGTCGCTTTCTGAACTCGAGGAACAGTTCGCCTCGTCCAGCGGCGGCCCGGACGACCGGATGCCACCCCAGGATGTCCACGCCGAGCAATCCGTCCTCGGCGGGATGCTCCTCTCCAAGGACGCCATCGCGGACTGTGTGGAGACCCTCCGCGGAACCGACTTCTACCGTCCGGCCCATGAGCTCATCTATGACGCGGTTCTCGACCTGTACGGTCGTGGCGAACCGGCCGACGCGATCACCGTCGCCGATGAGCTGACCAAACGGGGCGAGCTCACCCGGATCGGTGGGCAGTCCTATTTGCACCAGCTCATCTCCTCGGTGCCCACGGCGGCCAACGCCGGGTATTACGCCCAGATCGTCGCTGAGCGGGCCACCTTGCGTCGCCTGGTCGACGCCGGCACCCGCATCGTGCAGATGGGCTACGGGCAGGGTGGAGGGGACGTCGAAGAGATCGTCAATGCTGCTCAGGCCGAGGTCTACGCCGTCGCCGACAAGCGTGGCTCGGAGGACTACCACCTGCTGCGCGACCTCCTGGAGCCCACCTACGACGAGATCGAGGCCGCCGGGGGTGCTTCCGGTGACATGGCCGGAGTACCTACGGGATTCGCTGAACTCGACGAACTCACCAACGGGTTGCACGCCGGTCAGATGATCGTCATCGCTGCTCGCCCGGCAGTCGGAAAGTCCACTCTGGCGCTGGACTTCGTGCGGGCGGCTGCGATCAAGCACAAGCAGGCCGCCGTCATCTTCTCCCTGGAGATGAGCCGTTCGGAGATCACGATGCGTCTGATCTCCGCCGAAGCCGGCATCAACCTGTCCAAGGTCCGCCGAGGAAAACTCGAGGACCGGGACTGGGAGAAACTCGCCCGGCTCGCCTCGGACTTCGACACCGCACCCCTGTTCATCGACGACTCACCGAACATGTCGCTGATGGAGATCCGCGCGAAATGCCGTCGGCTCAAGCAACGCAACAACCTCAAACTCATCGTGATCGACTATCTGCAGCTGATGAGCTCCGGCAAACGGGTCGAGAGCCGCCAGCAGGAAGTCTCCGAATTCTCCCGTGCGTTGAAGCTGCTGGCCAAGGAGCTGGAAGTGCCGGTCATCGCGCTTTCCCAGCTGAACCGTGGGCCGGAACAACGCACCGACAAAAAACCCCAGGTCAGTGACTTGCGTGAGTCGGGTTGTCTGACCGGCGACACCAGAGTGCTGCGGGCCGACACCGGCGCCGAGGTCTCCATCGCCGAACTGGTGGTCTCCGGCGCCCGTGACATCCCGGTCTGGGCCTTGGACGAGTCCCTGCGTTACGTGCCGCGTCTGATGACCCATGCCTTCCCCACGGGGGCGCGGCCGGTCTTCCGGCTGACGACCGCTTCCGGGCGGACGGTCCGCGCCACGGAGAACCACCCTTTCCTGACCTTCGACGGCTGGCAGGCCTTGGGCGATCTACGGGCGGGTCAGCGCCTTGCGGTTCCTCGCCACATCTCGGCGCCGACACGGTGCGATGACAGCTGGCAGGACGAAGACGTCGCGGCGGCCGCTCAACTGTGCGCCTTTTCGCCGGATGCGGTGATCCCGCAGGCGGTCTTCCACCTGCCGAAACGTCAGATCGCACTCTTCCTGCGCGCTTTCTTCACTGTTGCCGGTGGGGTGATGCTCCCGGAGGATCACGCAGGCGGTCAGATCTTCTGTTTCGCCACCAACCGGGGGCTGCTCGACCGGGTGACTCTCCTGCTGTGCCGTTTCGGGATCACCGGACAGCTCGTCGGCGACGAGACCGGGTGGATGCTCGACATCGTCGACGTCGACTGCCAGCGCCGGTTCCTCCAGGAGATCGGTATCGACGGCGATGCCGCTGTCGACGCTTTGCGACTGCTGGACATCGTGCGGGAATCGACTGCAGTGACCACTGAAGTGGTGACGGCGGACGCTTTGGTGACCGAGATGGTGGGGGCTCCTGGCACAGAGGCCCCGGCCATGGACGCCGCAGACACCGGGGAGATCCGGGCGGTGAAACTCGCTGAGGCGGAGACGACGTCCGGGGCGGTCTCCCACGGAGCCTGGGGCCGGGTCGCGACGGCGCTGGCCGGCGGTGGGCAGGACGACGAGGCGCTGCCCCAGATCGCGGCCTGCCTCGACGGCGACGGGCTCGACCTGGAAGCCGTGAACGACGTCATGTGGGACGTGGTGGAATCGATCGAGCTGGACGGAGTCGAAGAGGTGTACGACGCCACCGTCCTCGGGGCGCACAACTTCATCGCCGACGGCATCGCCGTCCACAACTCCATCGAGCAGGACGCCGACATGGTGATGCTGCTGCACCGCGAATCCATGTACGAGCAGGACTCCCCCCGCGAGGGCGAAGCCGACATCATCGTCGCCAAGCACCGTAACGGCCCCACCAAGACGATCACCGTCGCCTTCCAGGGCCACTACAGCCGCTTCACCAATATGGCGACCAACTACTGA
- a CDS encoding MATE family efflux transporter, giving the protein MNADAPTEKTPHRAVIALALPAFFTLIAEPLFRLADSAIVGHLGTTPLAGLGIAGAVLSTAAGVFVFLAYGTTALVSRMLGAKDTRAALGAGLDGIWLALVLGLLTSATVALAAEPLCQLFNPSPAVLHEAATYLRISALGLPGMLLVLAAAGILRGLQDTRTPLIATTLGFITNALLNLWFVYGLGLGIAGSAWGTAIAENGMAIGMLAVVAHHARHHHAPLRPHPRGVLRAAANGMPLLVRTLSLRGVLLLTTWAAVALGDIPLAAYQVTTSIWAFLMFALDSLAIAGQALTGRSLGAGDRTATRTTTTLISRWGVLVGIALGAVLLALHRLLPALFTSDPAVHTAISTALIVIALGQPLAGLAFVLDGILIGAGDSIWLARTQTLLLVGYAPLAVAIHHWSTTLTGLGLDIATATLWVAFLVFMAVRALALHHRAAREEWMVVGIH; this is encoded by the coding sequence GTGAATGCCGACGCGCCCACCGAGAAGACCCCTCACAGAGCGGTCATCGCCCTCGCGCTGCCGGCCTTCTTCACCCTGATCGCCGAACCACTCTTCCGGCTGGCCGACTCAGCCATCGTCGGACACCTCGGCACCACACCCCTCGCCGGGCTCGGTATCGCAGGAGCCGTGCTCTCTACCGCAGCAGGCGTCTTCGTCTTCCTGGCCTATGGAACCACCGCGCTGGTCTCCCGCATGCTCGGCGCGAAAGACACCCGCGCGGCCCTCGGTGCAGGCCTCGACGGCATCTGGCTCGCCCTCGTCCTGGGGCTCCTCACCAGCGCCACCGTCGCCCTCGCCGCCGAGCCGCTGTGCCAGCTGTTCAACCCCTCACCGGCGGTCCTCCACGAAGCCGCCACCTATTTGCGCATCAGCGCCCTCGGGCTGCCCGGCATGCTCCTCGTCCTCGCTGCGGCAGGCATTCTGCGCGGGCTCCAGGACACCCGCACCCCCTTGATCGCCACCACCCTCGGATTCATCACCAACGCTCTGCTCAACCTGTGGTTCGTCTACGGCCTCGGCCTGGGGATCGCCGGCTCAGCCTGGGGAACGGCCATCGCCGAGAACGGCATGGCCATCGGCATGCTCGCTGTCGTCGCACACCACGCCCGACACCACCACGCACCCCTGAGACCCCACCCCCGAGGAGTCCTGCGCGCCGCCGCCAACGGAATGCCGCTCCTCGTCCGCACCCTCTCCCTACGCGGGGTCCTCCTGCTGACCACCTGGGCCGCCGTCGCACTCGGCGATATCCCCCTGGCCGCCTATCAAGTGACCACCAGCATCTGGGCCTTCCTCATGTTCGCCCTGGACTCCCTCGCCATCGCCGGCCAAGCCCTCACTGGACGCTCCCTCGGCGCAGGCGACCGGACAGCAACCCGAACCACCACCACCCTCATCTCCCGCTGGGGTGTCCTGGTCGGCATCGCCCTCGGCGCAGTCCTCCTCGCCCTTCACCGGCTCTTACCCGCGCTGTTCACCAGCGACCCCGCCGTCCACACCGCCATCAGCACCGCCCTGATCGTCATCGCACTGGGGCAGCCCCTCGCCGGGCTGGCCTTCGTCCTCGACGGCATCCTGATCGGTGCCGGTGACAGCATCTGGTTGGCTCGGACTCAGACGCTTCTCCTGGTCGGTTACGCACCACTCGCCGTCGCCATCCACCACTGGTCCACCACGCTGACCGGTCTCGGCCTGGACATCGCCACTGCCACACTCTGGGTCGCTTTCCTCGTCTTCATGGCCGTGCGCGCACTCGCCCTCCATCACCGAGCCGCCCGCGAGGAATGGATGGTCGTCGGCATCCACTGA
- a CDS encoding GntR family transcriptional regulator — protein sequence MTVPLPIHIDRTSTQPLYLQLARQLLTGIDNGELAPGSLLETEIDLARRLHLSRPTVRRAIAVLVDKELLVRRRGVGTVVATGKVRQQAELNSLYDDLSAEHRSPRTKLLTLEEGAVHHQAAVALGLPLRAPLIHITRLRSVGDIPLAILENWLPPDSPVLPALTPERLEQDGLYSILRAEKLAPHTAEQTFGARNATGAERKLLDLTRADPLLTMWRSAYDADHQIIECGDHRYRGDQYSISVTVALDDGEGPRR from the coding sequence GTGACCGTGCCGCTCCCCATCCACATCGATCGCACCAGCACGCAGCCCCTCTATCTCCAACTCGCCAGACAGCTGCTCACCGGCATCGACAACGGCGAACTCGCTCCCGGCTCGCTGTTGGAGACCGAAATCGACCTCGCTCGGCGTCTGCATCTCTCCCGCCCCACTGTCCGTCGCGCCATCGCTGTCCTCGTCGACAAGGAACTCCTCGTCCGTCGTCGCGGGGTCGGCACCGTCGTCGCCACCGGGAAAGTACGTCAGCAAGCCGAACTCAACAGCCTCTACGACGACCTCAGCGCAGAACACCGCTCGCCCCGCACGAAGCTGCTCACCCTCGAAGAAGGGGCTGTGCACCATCAAGCAGCAGTCGCTCTGGGTCTGCCCTTGCGTGCCCCACTCATCCACATCACCCGGTTACGTTCTGTCGGAGACATCCCCCTGGCCATCCTGGAGAACTGGCTCCCCCCGGACAGCCCGGTGCTGCCTGCGCTCACCCCTGAACGTCTTGAACAGGACGGCCTCTACTCGATCCTGCGCGCCGAGAAACTGGCTCCCCACACGGCCGAACAGACCTTCGGCGCCCGGAATGCGACCGGCGCAGAACGCAAACTGCTCGACCTCACCAGGGCCGACCCGCTGCTGACGATGTGGCGCAGCGCCTACGACGCCGACCACCAGATCATCGAATGCGGCGACCACCGCTACCGCGGAGACCAATACAGCATCAGCGTCACCGTCGCCCTCGACGACGGCGAGGGGCCCCGTCGATGA